The DNA region TTTTATTGGTAGATACTTAGTGGCAATAGGCCCTAAGGTCTTTCCGCCGGGTATGTCTGATCGGTTGACAAACCTCTGATACGGCACTTCTGCCTTATGACATAACTGCTGAAAAATACCGGAAGTTACACTGTCTGTGGCATAGTTTTGTTTGGCACTGATTTTGATTGTAATCCCTTTATTTAAAACAGGGAAGTTCGTAATATCACAAGACGTCGTCGCATTAGGATGGGTAGCATGAGCACCGTCCGCCGATATCATGAAGGATTGATCCAGCAGTCTATAGATTTGTTCCGGCGAGCCATTTAGGCTATGTCCTATTCGTTTTATGATTTGATGCAACAAATCACTATCCGCACCTTGTTTGGATGTACTTCCAATCTCCTCATTATCAAAACAAGCTGCCATACTGATACCATCATAATGACTGCTTTCAATAAGGGCCGTCACACTGCTATACACCATAGCCAAGTTATCGATCCTTGGGGCTGATATAAAAGATTGATCAAGGCCAATGACCTGACCTTTTTCTGTTACATACATGTATAGATCAAAATCTAGGATGTCCGTTACGTCACAGGCCAGTTTCTTTGCTAATACGCTGATCAAATAGTCCTTATTAACAAATTCATCTTCAACCATTTTTAGGATGGGTAACAAGTCTTCTTGAGGATTTTTCTCTGCTTCCTTTTTATCATGCCTTTTAAAATGAATGGCAAGACTGGGAATCACCATAATCGGATCCCTAAAATCAATCTCTACCACTTTGGGCTTAAACACTGTATCTGATCTTAGCACGACTTGTCCGGCTAAAGAAATGGGACGGTCAAACCAACTATCTAGAATCGGTCCGCCATAGACTTCCGTATTCAGCTTCAAGTAACCATGAGTCGTAATCTCCGGATCCGGCTTAATCTTAAAGCTTGGAAAATCTGTGTGGGATGTAATAATCCTAAAGCCTTCCTGTATATATGGCGTTGTTCCAATGGTAAAGCACACCAGCATGCTGGGGTAAGGTCTTACATAATACTTTCCACCCCCGGATAACTTCCAATTATCTGACATAAGCAAAGCTTCAAAACCGTTTTCTTCTAAGGCACTAACACTCGTACTCACCGCTTGAATGGGTGAGGTTGCAGCTCCTATATAATCTATTAATCCTTGTGTATAATTTCGCATATGACACCTCCTATTGGATAGTTTAACAGAGGGTTTATAGGCTGTCAATCTAGAGAAATCAGCCGAATTTTCAGGTATGGATTGCAAGTTTTGTATCAAAGACTTATAATAAAATCATTCTAGCTTATGAGAGGAATCACATGATTGGATTAATTGCTGACGACACGAAAACCTTTATGAACCAACTCATTAAAACCGATATTTTTGATAATTTCCTGGTCTTATCTCTTGACTTAGATACCTTGTGCCGATTCTCTGTTAACGGGGCCGTTAATTCAGGTTACATGTCTAAGGAAGATGCCCAGATTCAATCCATCGATGAATATGTTGCCTGGACCTATATTAAACCTGTGGTGGCAACAGTTTTGAAACAAAGTCTAAGACCCACCGGTATGAAGCTTACCTTAACCCTATCTCAAGACGCTACTGAAGAGATTCTAAGACGCCATGGCCAAAGCCTTTCCGGTCATCCTATTAAAGGCTTCATCTTGAATATCCTATTTGACGGTCAACATGTTAAACTTACCACTGGTGTGAATTATAACCAATTTACCTTGGACAAGTCTCTAGAGTATGCCTTTGATGCTATGATTACCCAGTTCTTCAAAAAAAATGAGCTGATTATGATTAAAATATAGTTTTGCTTTTAGCACTCTTCTCATGAGAGTGCTAAATTTTTCTTGACAATCTATGTAGGAACGACTATCATATACATTGGATATGGTTATATTAATCATAATTACATATAAGAGGAGGTTATAGCATGAGCATTGAAAAAGGAAGCTTGTCTATACACAGCGAAAATATTTTCCCAATAATTAAAAAATGGTTGTATTCTGACCACGATATCTTTGTAAGAGAATTGATTTCAAATGGCAGTGATGCCATAACCAAATTAAGAAAACTAGCGACTATGGGTGAAGTAGAACTCCCTTCAGATGAAGCTTACAAGATTGTCGTGCGTTATGACGAAAAGGCAGACACCTTGACTTTTACAGACAATGGTATTGGTCTGACCGCTGAAGAAGTTAAGAAATACATCAATCAGATTGCTTTTTCTGGTGCTGAAGATTTCCTGAACACCTATAAGGATAAAGCAGATTCCGAGCAGATTATCGGACATTTTGGCCTTGGCTTCTATTCCGCTTTTATGGTAGCAGGGCAGGTGGAGATCAAGTCTCTTTCATACAAACAAGATGCAACACCCATTCACTGGACATGTGACGGCGGCACTGAATTCAAACTAGAAGATGGTGACAGAAGCGAAAGAGGTACAGACATTATCTTGCATCTAGGAGAAGATGGCAAAGAGTTCAAAAATGCTTATAAGATTAAGAGCACCATTGAAAAATACTGTTCTTTCATGCCTTATGAGATTTATTTCGAAGAAGTCGGCAAAGAAGAAGAAAAAACAACAGAAACAGATAAAGACAGCGAAGATAAGGTCGTTGAACCTAAGCCTTTAAATGAGATCTCACCCTTATATCTAAAACAACCCAGTGAATGTACGGATGAAGAATACAAGGCTTTCTACCGTGATACTTTCATGGATTTTAAAGAGCCTTTGTTCTGGATTCATTTGAACATGGATTATCCCTTCAATCTTAAGGGTATCCTATACTTCCCTAAGCTTGGCAACGAGTTTGAGAACATCGAAGGTCAGATTAAGCTTTACAACAGCCAAGTGTTTGTTGCACAAAACATTAAGGAAGTCATTCCCGAATTCTTATTGTTGTTAAAAGGTGTGATTGACTGTCCTGACTTACCTCTGAATGTCTCAAGAAGCTTCCTACAAAACGATGGTTTTGTTAAGAAAATCTCGGATTATATATCTAAGAAAGTGGCCGATCGCTTAAAAAGCCTACATAAAAGTGATAAAGCATCCTATGAGAAATTCTGGGGCGACATCCACCCCTTCATCAAATTCGGTGGACTTAGAGACGAAAAGTTCTATGACAAAGTTAAAGACATTATCTTATACAAAACAACAACCGGCGACTATGTGGTTCTAAGTGACTATCTGGAACGTAATAAAGATAAGCATGAAAATAAGGTCTATTATGTCACCGATCCGGTACAACAAGCCCAATATATTAAGATGTTCAAAGACCATGATATGGAAGCAGTCATCTTAGAACATAGCATCGATCAGGCTTTTATCTCTCATATTGAAGCTAAAACGAGCGATGTTAAGTTTGCAAGAATTGATGCTGACTTAACGGATGTAATGAAAGAAGAAATACATGAAGATGATCAAGATGCCCATAACGCATCTGCTGAACAACTTCAAAAGCTTTTTGCAGAGGTTCTGTCTAAAGAAGACATTAAGGTTCAACTGGAGTCTCTCAAATCAGAAGACATCTCTGCCGTTATTGTACTTGCTGAAGAATCCAGAAGAATGCAAGACATGAGCAAGATGTACGGCTTTATGGGTATGGGACTTGGAGATATGCCAAGTGATGAGACTTTGATTTTGAATAAGAAAAACAAGATTGTCGACTTCATACTCACCCACCAGGCGGAAGCGGATAAGAAAGAAGATGTGAAGCTTTTCTGTGAGCATTTATATGATTTGGCACTCATGAGCCATAAGCCTCTTGATGCTGAAGCCATGACAAAATTCATTCAACGCAGCCAGTCTTTATTAACTCGTATGATCTAATGTACGTGCCAAGGCTCATCTAATATCTAAGAAGAAAATAGCAGCCTCAAGACTTGGGATAAAAGCCCGATTCTTGGGGCTGTACTTATTCTATTCATTTGACAGTTGACTGAAAAAATGATAAGATTAACTCAATTTTATACGTTGTTTTGAACCTTGTTGTTCATCAACGAAAGTAGAGGCGCGATAGCTAAGAGTCATTATATGGATGCATTCAGGTGCAAATGATGTATAATTAAAGGAGATGTCGCCGAAGGTTTGGGTTACCTGTAAGCCCCTTCCTGGGCAACTGGTTAACAGCCATTTGACTGTCGTATACCTTGCGTATATGAAGTGCTACTTGTGTCTTATCATTCTGAGAATGCACAGTCGCACTTGTTGACTGTTTTTTATTGTCAAAAAATGGGTAAAGTTACTCAATCATCGATTAAACTTTAGGAGGAATCATATGTCAATATTTACCGGATCCGGCGTAGCAATAGTAACACCTATGAATGTAGACGAAAGTGTTAACTATGACAAATTAAGAGAACTGATTGATTTTCAAATCGATCACGGCACCAATTGTATCGTTATATGCGGTACCACTGGCGAAGCATCCACACTCACAGATGAAGAACAATTAGAATGTATCCGTGTAGCTGTAGAACATACGAATAAACGTGTACCTGTTATGGCCGGTACAGGTAGTAACCATACCGCCCATGGTATTGAGCTTTCGCAAAAAGCAGAAGCACTTGGTGCAGATGCCTTGCTCCTTGTAACACCCTATTATAACAAAACCACACAAAAAGGCCTTATCCGTCATTATACGGAGATTGCTGCTGCTGTAAGTATTCCTATTATGCTCTATAACGTACCATCAAGAACAGGCCTTAATATAGAACCTTCAACTGCAAAAGCACTATCTCTTGTTGACAACATCGTTGCCATCAAAGAAGCCAGTGGCAACATTGCCCAAGTGGTTGATCTTGCCCATGCAGTAGAAGGTCGATTGGACATATACTCCGGTAACGATGATCAGATTCTCCCCCTTCTTGCCCTTGGTGGCAAAGGTGTTGTTTCTGTTATTGCCAATATCTTACCAAAAGAAACCCATGATATCGTGGCCAATTATAGAACCGGTGACTTAGAAGGTGCCCTTGCCAGACAACTTAAGATGCACGAGCTGACAAAAGCCATCTTCTGTGAAGTCAATCCCGTACCTATAAAAAAAGCCCTTAATCTTATGGGGATGAATGTAGGACCTACAAGAGGACCGCTTTTTGAAATGGAACCTGCCAATGTCGAGTATCTAAAAAAAGCTATGCTTGATATGGGCTTGAACGTGCAATAAAAGGAGGTTCGCCATGACACGAATTATTATGCACGGTTGTAACGGCAAAATGGGTCAGGTTATATCCTCATTGGTAGCAGAAAACGATCAAGTGACCATCGTAGCCGGTATCGACCCTTATATGGGCATAGAAAACCCTTACCCAGTGTTTGAAACACCGGAACAATGTCATGTAAAAGCAGATGTCATCATCGATTTCTCAAATGCAAATGCCGTTGACGCCATCTTAGATTATAGTGCTAAAACAAGTATCCCTATCGTTGTATGTACCACCGGTCTTAGTGAAGACCAAGTAGCACATCTTAAGGCAATCAGTGAAAAAGTTGCTGTATTGTTTTCAGCCAATATGTCCCTTGGTATTAATTTGCTGATTAGCTTGGCTCAAAAAGCAACAAAAATTCTGACGGATGCGAACTTTGATATTGAGATCATCGAGAAACATCATAACCAGAAAGTTGATGCACCAAGCGGTACGGCTCTAGCCATCGCAGACGGCATCAACTATACACTGGATCATACTTATAATTACAAATATGATCGTAGTGCAGAACGCATTAAACGACCCAAGAAAGAGATTGGTATCCATGCCATTCGTGGTGGTACCATCGTTGGTGAACATGATGTTATTTTTGCCGGCGAAGATGAGATTATTGAAATCAATCACAAAGCCATGTCCAAACGTATTTTTGCCGTAGGTGCTGTGAATGCTGCCAGATTCTTAGATGGCAAACCTGCTGGTCTCTATAACATGGGCGACCTTATGACGTTTTAAGCTACAGGAGGCAAAGTATGCAAACAAAAAATAATTTGATCATTATCAGTGTGGATGCCCTAAATAAGTTGGACTATAAGACCTTATTAGGCCTGCCAACTTTTGCCGGCTTTCTACGTGAAGGTGCTCATGTTAAAGAAGTGACCAGTGTTTACCCAACCGTCACTTATACCTGTCATACTTCTTTGTCCACCGGCCACTACCCTTCTGTTCATGGCATCTATAACAATGAACTTCCTGATCCTGCCAAAGCAACCCTTCAAGATTGGCATTGGTATGAACGGGACATTAAAGTACCTACTTTTTTTGATTATGCCAATCAGGCCGGTCTAAAAACCGCGGCTGTCTTGTGGCCGGTTATGGCTGGTGCTAACATCGATTACAATATCCCTGAAATCTGGTCACCAGATCATTCCATTAGCCGTCTTAAGCTTTTCTGGGATTATGGCACTAAAAATATGTTATGGCCTGTAGTCAAGTATAAGCGACTATTAAAAGGCACGACCCAGCCTTACTTGGATAATTTTAGTGAAGCTGTTTCCCATTATATCTTAAAGAAGAAAAAGCCCAATCTAATGGCCATACATTTTACAGAGCTGGATACCATGCGACATATCCATGGCCTAAAGAGTAAAGAAAGTCTCAAAGCCTTAAAGCGTATTGACCAGCGCATTGAACGCTTGATTCAAACCCTTGAAAAAAACGGTCAACTGCCACATACCAATATTGTTTTACTTGGGGACCACGGGACCCATGATTTTGATACCGTTATTGAGATCAATAGTTTATTTAAAAAAGAAGGCCTTCTTACAACCGATGCTGACAATAAGATTACTTCATGGCAAGCCTATGCTTGTACTTGTGGTGGCTCATGTCAGATTCATATTCATGAAAAAGCTACAGAAGAGATACGAACAAAAATCAAAGTGGTCTTAGAGGCTTTTACAAAAATGCCTGAAACGCCACTACGCTTCATGTTGACCCATGATGAAGCTTCCGAAAAATACAACTTATCCGGAGACTTTAGCTATATTCTAGAAGCTAAGGACCGTCATGTTTTTAGAAACAGTGCCTCAGGTAAAATCATACATGATAGTAAAGACGATCCGGACACCTATATTGGTGATCATGGTTTTATGCCTGAGCACCCGGATCAAAAAACCTTACTCTTAATGAAAGGCCCTTCCATTAAAAAAGGCGCTGTGCTATTGCACAGTCACCTGGTTGATGAAGGACCCACCTTTGCCGCTTTGTTAGGCCTTAAAATGGAGAAAGTAGAAGGTAGAGTATTAGAAGAATTGATGCATCTATAAGACCTTAAGCATGTTTTTGTTTGAATTTATCTCGTATTTGCTTGTAGATATTGTAGATGAGCTGCTCTTTAAGTAGGATTAAGGTCAACCCATAGATGACCATACCGAGGGTGATATCTATTCCTATTATGGCTAAGTTACCTTTAGTTGATACACCCAACATGGGGTTCAAATACTGATTTAACAAATATACACTACCACCCATGACCGCAGTGGCCATTAAGGTCTTAAACAAGGTGTTAAAGAATCGGTGAAGAGGAAATGAATTGAACTGCCTGCTAAAGAGAAAGAAGCTGAGTACAGCACCACAGTAGAAGGCAATGGATGTACCGTTGGCGATGCCTGCAAAGCCATACTTGCCCACTAAAAGATTATTAAGTCCAATATTCACCAAAATAATGAAGCCGCCTATAAGCAAAGGGATTCGTCGAATGCCTAGCGTATAGTAGGCTTTATTTAATACATCTATAAACCCGAAAGCAATCATAAAAGAGGTATATCCGGTAAAAGCAATGGTGGTGGCGATGGTGCCGCTTGCGTCAAAGACACCCCGTTCAAAAATAAGGGCAATCACATAGGGGCCGGTCAGTATCAAACCAATGGACATCGGAATCAAGAGTAATAATACACTCCTTAGAACGTTAATGACAGATTGATATAAGCCTTCATGGTTTTCATCTAGGAACTTCTCATTGAATTTTGGAAACATGACCGCCGTAATACCATATACCGTTGTTGTTACTATAGCCTTAAAAAGCATATTACCATAATAAATAGCAGAGACATTTCCGTCACCTAGAAAAGAAGCAGCTTTGTTGTCTATGACAATATTGAACTGATGGGTCAATGTAACCAAGATGATGGGAATAATCCCAATAAAAAAGTGTTTTAACGCCGGGTGCTTAAAATCAATATGCCCCATAAGAGGTACCAGTTTATGTTTAATAACTGAAGGTGCTAGGACAATCATCTGAAGCAACCACCCGATCATGGTGATTAAGGCAAGGCCTGCAATACCGTTTGTTTCAATACCGATAGCCAGATAGATGAAGAACAGAATGTTATATGGAAAACTAATCATTGCTGGTAAGATAAACTTTTCATGGGCTTGCATAGCACCTACAAACAGATAGGTTAGAGAAATAAACAAGATGGAAGGTATCATAATCCGGGTCATTTGTATGGTCATCTCAAGTTTTTCACCGGTATAACCCGTCGCAAACAGCTTTACAATCCATGGCGCTGCTATATAATAAGCAATGCCCATCACAAGAGATAATAAAACAACTGCATTAAAAATACTGCTAATACCCTTGGTATCTTCTTGGTTTTTTCTATACCGGACAAATATAGGAATGATATTGGTGGCGATCGCGCTACCAATACCAAGAAACACACTGGTGGTCAAACTTAAAGTCATAAAGAAAACATCGGATTCAAAATCAGCACCTAATTTGTAGCCGATAAAGGTATCTCTTAATAACCCCACCACTTTGCCAATCAAGGTTAGCCCAATAATGACCACAATCATATTTAGGGATGAATCTTTTTTATTTCTTACCATGGGAACCTCGCATTTATCTGGATACGGTTGTCTTAGGATACAGGTCTGTCAATCGATAGGTCATTTTACTACTTCCTGAAAATGTAAAACTAAGGGTCTGAAAGCTGTCGTACAGGTTCACACTGTTATTCTCTTCTACTTGGTACAAAAGACCGTTTAAATCGATGTAACGAACACCATCATACCACTGATTTTTGTCTTCTGTTGCTCCGGCATTAATATAAAATACATTCTTACCGGACTTGGCAACAAATTCTCTTAATAGTTCATGGATTTGTTGACGCTCATATTGAAAAAATCCTTTTTCATTGCTGGTAAGGCTCTGTGTTCCAAGAATAATGATTGTATTTTGAACCGTTGTGGCAAGTGTGGTTTTTAACTTATTCCATTGTGTTTCATCGGTCATCACCATACTGCCTGTGCCCATAGCAAGAGATATTAGCCTAGCCCCTTCCATGTCTAAAACGCTATATTGGTTCTTGTAGATATAATGATTTTTGAGCAGTTTATTTCCGTCAATATGGGTCTGACCGGCAAAAATACCGTAGCCTGCGCCGTTCATTGTTTCATATACCTTTTCCATAACAATGCTATCTAGCAACCGGTTTTGTTTAACCGTTGTTCCAAAAATATTGACCGTAAAACCGGCTTCAGGCAAGGCTTCATATAATGGATCCTTGGTATCCGGATCAAATATATTCAAGGTTATGCTCGTTCGTTTCCCTTGATAATAGGCAGTTATGGTGGTTTTTCCCCCTTCCATAGGGATGAAGGTATTGTTGCTAATCGTACCAAACCCACCGGACATACTCCATGCAATCTGACCTGCATCTATGGCCACAGGGTTATAATTCATGTCTCTGGCTAAAAGCTTAATACCAATTGGTTTTGACACCATATATGGTGATTTATCCACTTTAATTAATAGGTTGTAAGCCTCTGTTGCCGGTGCCTCTGATCGGATGCCCAGTCCAATCGTTGTCATCGGTATCGTCTCGTCCATTAGGACATTTCTTTGGGTTAAGGCAAAGGCACCCGGACCACGAATCGCCATAGAAGGTGCATCCTCTTCATCTATATACAAAGCATCTACAACATCATAATCTAACAAATAATCTTGCATCTCTTCATGGGTAGCGCCAATGCTGCTTTGATTATATTCTGCCACTATAAAAACCAGTGTCTGACGGTCTGTCGTAACACCATAGACGGATCTGGCCATACGCTCATTCTCTTTTTTATTGCCTTCCCATACTTTTTCACCGTCTTGAAGCAAGACACCTTCATCTTCTAGGGCCTCAAGCAATCGTTCTTCATCAATCACATTCCCTTCAAAGATATCCTTGATTGTACCACCTATGGCACCGGTATAGGTAGCATCATGGGCCGTCATTTCAACTAAGGTTTCCATGTCATTAGTATGGTTTCTGCTCGTAATGGTATCCAGTATTAAAGTTGGTTCAGACAATGCCATTTTCATAACATGAAGGTTCACCCACCCCTTCGCTGTTAACCGACCTTTAACCTCATAGATTAACCCTTTGGCCACTTGCTCTGTCGTGACTTTCTCATGAACCGCCGGTAATGTTGATGCTGTGATTTCTTGACCGCTCATAATGAGCATACCCATAAAGATGGCTATGAATATGAAACCTATATTTATTTTTTTTGTATACCAAGACTTCAACAACATCCAACACACCTTCTTAATAAAGCTTTACTATAGCGTCATGATTTTCTCAAGCAACATTTTATTTTGATCTGCTTTTAGACGCATCTCCGTTACTTTTTCGTGGATTTTTTCTCGAATGTCTTCGTAATGATCAAAAATCTCATTCAAGATGACTTTCACTTCTTCAGTTTCAAAATCAGTTACATCTTCTATATAAGGTTGATCCAATTCCTTCATATAATATCTAACTTTGTGAGAATAAGAAAATCCAATCATAGGCACATCTTTTAGTGCTGCATAGAGTAATGCATGAAGGCGCATACTAAGCACCAAGGTCATTTCCCCCATGATCTCAATCAAAGTTTTGGCATCATACTTGTGCCTTAGTATAACTGCTTCGTTTTTCATATAGCTTGATATGGCTTCGCAAGTCACTAAATCAGCAGGATGTTTCATCGGGATAAGTATGATTTTGGCACCATAGCTTGTACTTAAGTAGTCACAGATCTCGGCTATTTTTCTACTGCAGTGGTGACTGTTTTTCCATTCTCTAAATAGAACGCCAACCAACTTATCATCTTTTTCAATATGCGCTTCCTTTAGAATCTCATCAATATGCACATCCAGTGGTGGAAAAGAAAACACCGGATCTGCCGTTACATGAATCTCCGGACGATCAATACCCATGTGTTTAAGTTCACTTTGTGACATACGTTCACGTAAAGTAATAATATCCACTTGATTGACCACTAACTTCGTCAAAAAACGATTGAAGCGATGACCGATTGGACCGATGCCGTTGGCATAGAGCATGATTTTTTTTCTACTTATTCTTGCAAACCATAGTATGAAAAGGTAATAATACAGGGATCTGTTGCTGGTCTCATCTTGCAACAGACTACCACCACCCATAAGAACGATGTCACTTTTGATGATGGCCTTGATTACTTTGACAAAGTTGAATTTTTCCACAGCTGCAACACCATATTCCAATCTGGTACTGGGAGGATTATTGGATAATATGGTGATTTCATGTTCGAGTGATATTTCTCTAATATCTTTACATATTGACGTTAAAATAGCATCATCACCTGAATTAAAGTAGCCATAATAACCGGATATTAATATTTTTTTCAAATTAATCAACATCCTTTCTATGGCCACACTTATACATGGCTACAATGATTGCAGCACAAACCCAGAAATAAATCACCATGAAAGGTAATTCAAAAATATTTTCAACAAAATTATGAATAAGCACACCAATCATACCTGAAAAAATGCCATAAGCTAAAATCCGATTTTCTTTTTCCGTGATGCCTAGAATATATCTTACACTATTAAAAAGTAGGGTCATAATTAAAAGTGCATAAGTTGTGATGCCGACATAGCCAGTCTCAATAAAAGTCTTTAGGTAATAGTTGTCCATATAAAAAGGCGAGAGGTTATGATTGGTTGCAACTGCACCACCGAATCTGCCTAAACCAAGACCAATGGTCTTATCATTGGCAACCTTGTCAAGACCATAGTTGTATCTATAAATCCGACCACCATTGGCTGATTTTATCCTATACTCTTGGGTAAACATGTAACTAAAACGGTTATAAATAGCGTCTAAATTAAAGAGCGCTGCTAACACCACAGCAAAGATAAATAAAATCATACGTCTTGCCATAAATAAGAAGAAAACGATAATGGATAAAAACGCAGCAATCCAAGCACCTCTTGAGAAGGTTACTAATAGACTGACACCCATTGCCAGTGTAAAAATAAGGGCTATTATTTTAAGTATTATATCCTTATGAGCGATAAACATAGCAAATCCAATAGGTATGAATAAAACCAATAGAGACGCAAATGCATTGGGACTGTCAATAATGGAATAGGCTCTCGTGGTAATGGTCTCTCCACTATCCACCCAATTGCCCAGCATAGGTGCTTTGGTCAAATATTGATAGATGCCGTGAAAACCTAACAAGCCTATACCAACGATGAATATCCAGAGGGTCCTATGTATAATCATTCTGTCTCTTAATAACTGTAGGGCCAAATAATACCAAAGAACATGTTGTACTACCACTCTAAAGCCTTCAATGGCAACAGCAAAGTCTGGTGAATTCATAAATACCAACAGCATAAACATCAATGCAAAGAAAGCAATCGGTAGATCCATCGCTGAATAGACATACCTTTTGTTCCATATAATACGTCTATAAACAAAGAAAGCTACAATGAGTAGAAAAAGTAATTCATCCCATGTACCGGATAAAGGGCCTGCAACAATTCTAACGAGCTTATCCACATATACATATAGGGCAATGATATAGATAAAGTTAGCTTCTTTAACAATCGCACCGACAAAACTGTTTTTTGTCAGGTTCTTGTAGACACCTCTAAAGAAAACAACCAACCAACTTT from Petrocella atlantisensis includes:
- the murJ gene encoding murein biosynthesis integral membrane protein MurJ, whose amino-acid sequence is MVRNKKDSSLNMIVVIIGLTLIGKVVGLLRDTFIGYKLGADFESDVFFMTLSLTTSVFLGIGSAIATNIIPIFVRYRKNQEDTKGISSIFNAVVLLSLVMGIAYYIAAPWIVKLFATGYTGEKLEMTIQMTRIMIPSILFISLTYLFVGAMQAHEKFILPAMISFPYNILFFIYLAIGIETNGIAGLALITMIGWLLQMIVLAPSVIKHKLVPLMGHIDFKHPALKHFFIGIIPIILVTLTHQFNIVIDNKAASFLGDGNVSAIYYGNMLFKAIVTTTVYGITAVMFPKFNEKFLDENHEGLYQSVINVLRSVLLLLIPMSIGLILTGPYVIALIFERGVFDASGTIATTIAFTGYTSFMIAFGFIDVLNKAYYTLGIRRIPLLIGGFIILVNIGLNNLLVGKYGFAGIANGTSIAFYCGAVLSFFLFSRQFNSFPLHRFFNTLFKTLMATAVMGGSVYLLNQYLNPMLGVSTKGNLAIIGIDITLGMVIYGLTLILLKEQLIYNIYKQIRDKFKQKHA
- the dapB gene encoding 4-hydroxy-tetrahydrodipicolinate reductase, whose amino-acid sequence is MTRIIMHGCNGKMGQVISSLVAENDQVTIVAGIDPYMGIENPYPVFETPEQCHVKADVIIDFSNANAVDAILDYSAKTSIPIVVCTTGLSEDQVAHLKAISEKVAVLFSANMSLGINLLISLAQKATKILTDANFDIEIIEKHHNQKVDAPSGTALAIADGINYTLDHTYNYKYDRSAERIKRPKKEIGIHAIRGGTIVGEHDVIFAGEDEIIEINHKAMSKRIFAVGAVNAARFLDGKPAGLYNMGDLMTF
- a CDS encoding M18 family aminopeptidase, with translation MRNYTQGLIDYIGAATSPIQAVSTSVSALEENGFEALLMSDNWKLSGGGKYYVRPYPSMLVCFTIGTTPYIQEGFRIITSHTDFPSFKIKPDPEITTHGYLKLNTEVYGGPILDSWFDRPISLAGQVVLRSDTVFKPKVVEIDFRDPIMVIPSLAIHFKRHDKKEAEKNPQEDLLPILKMVEDEFVNKDYLISVLAKKLACDVTDILDFDLYMYVTEKGQVIGLDQSFISAPRIDNLAMVYSSVTALIESSHYDGISMAACFDNEEIGSTSKQGADSDLLHQIIKRIGHSLNGSPEQIYRLLDQSFMISADGAHATHPNATTSCDITNFPVLNKGITIKISAKQNYATDSVTSGIFQQLCHKAEVPYQRFVNRSDIPGGKTLGPIATKYLPIKAVDVGVPMLAMHATRELMGVKDLEDIIKVFKVFYENKA
- a CDS encoding DUF5721 family protein, whose product is MIGLIADDTKTFMNQLIKTDIFDNFLVLSLDLDTLCRFSVNGAVNSGYMSKEDAQIQSIDEYVAWTYIKPVVATVLKQSLRPTGMKLTLTLSQDATEEILRRHGQSLSGHPIKGFILNILFDGQHVKLTTGVNYNQFTLDKSLEYAFDAMITQFFKKNELIMIKI
- the dapA gene encoding 4-hydroxy-tetrahydrodipicolinate synthase; its protein translation is MSIFTGSGVAIVTPMNVDESVNYDKLRELIDFQIDHGTNCIVICGTTGEASTLTDEEQLECIRVAVEHTNKRVPVMAGTGSNHTAHGIELSQKAEALGADALLLVTPYYNKTTQKGLIRHYTEIAAAVSIPIMLYNVPSRTGLNIEPSTAKALSLVDNIVAIKEASGNIAQVVDLAHAVEGRLDIYSGNDDQILPLLALGGKGVVSVIANILPKETHDIVANYRTGDLEGALARQLKMHELTKAIFCEVNPVPIKKALNLMGMNVGPTRGPLFEMEPANVEYLKKAMLDMGLNVQ
- the htpG gene encoding molecular chaperone HtpG: MSIEKGSLSIHSENIFPIIKKWLYSDHDIFVRELISNGSDAITKLRKLATMGEVELPSDEAYKIVVRYDEKADTLTFTDNGIGLTAEEVKKYINQIAFSGAEDFLNTYKDKADSEQIIGHFGLGFYSAFMVAGQVEIKSLSYKQDATPIHWTCDGGTEFKLEDGDRSERGTDIILHLGEDGKEFKNAYKIKSTIEKYCSFMPYEIYFEEVGKEEEKTTETDKDSEDKVVEPKPLNEISPLYLKQPSECTDEEYKAFYRDTFMDFKEPLFWIHLNMDYPFNLKGILYFPKLGNEFENIEGQIKLYNSQVFVAQNIKEVIPEFLLLLKGVIDCPDLPLNVSRSFLQNDGFVKKISDYISKKVADRLKSLHKSDKASYEKFWGDIHPFIKFGGLRDEKFYDKVKDIILYKTTTGDYVVLSDYLERNKDKHENKVYYVTDPVQQAQYIKMFKDHDMEAVILEHSIDQAFISHIEAKTSDVKFARIDADLTDVMKEEIHEDDQDAHNASAEQLQKLFAEVLSKEDIKVQLESLKSEDISAVIVLAEESRRMQDMSKMYGFMGMGLGDMPSDETLILNKKNKIVDFILTHQAEADKKEDVKLFCEHLYDLALMSHKPLDAEAMTKFIQRSQSLLTRMI
- a CDS encoding alkaline phosphatase family protein; protein product: MQTKNNLIIISVDALNKLDYKTLLGLPTFAGFLREGAHVKEVTSVYPTVTYTCHTSLSTGHYPSVHGIYNNELPDPAKATLQDWHWYERDIKVPTFFDYANQAGLKTAAVLWPVMAGANIDYNIPEIWSPDHSISRLKLFWDYGTKNMLWPVVKYKRLLKGTTQPYLDNFSEAVSHYILKKKKPNLMAIHFTELDTMRHIHGLKSKESLKALKRIDQRIERLIQTLEKNGQLPHTNIVLLGDHGTHDFDTVIEINSLFKKEGLLTTDADNKITSWQAYACTCGGSCQIHIHEKATEEIRTKIKVVLEAFTKMPETPLRFMLTHDEASEKYNLSGDFSYILEAKDRHVFRNSASGKIIHDSKDDPDTYIGDHGFMPEHPDQKTLLLMKGPSIKKGAVLLHSHLVDEGPTFAALLGLKMEKVEGRVLEELMHL